The following proteins come from a genomic window of Pyxidicoccus sp. MSG2:
- a CDS encoding 2,3,4,5-tetrahydropyridine-2,6-dicarboxylate N-succinyltransferase, whose protein sequence is MSPIDALSQRVSAAFADRTKLKDSAHVAAVRETLARLDSGELRVAEKGPDGWKVNAWVKEAILLFFAVSEMQVMEVGPFEFYDKVPLKKGLEAAGVRVVPPGTVRYGAFVERGAVVMPGYVNIGARVGAGTMVDTWATVGSCAQVGKHVHLSGGVGLGGVLEPPTASPVIIEDGAFLGSRCIVVEGVVVEEEAVLGANVVLTASTQIIDVTGPEEKVYKGRVPARSVVIPGMREKQFPAGKYMVPCALIIGQRKQSTDQKTSLNAALRDFAVPV, encoded by the coding sequence CTGTCACCCATTGACGCGCTGTCGCAGAGGGTGTCCGCCGCGTTCGCGGATCGGACGAAGCTGAAGGATTCGGCCCACGTGGCCGCCGTGCGCGAGACGCTGGCGCGGCTGGACTCGGGCGAGCTCCGCGTGGCGGAGAAAGGCCCGGACGGGTGGAAGGTCAACGCCTGGGTGAAGGAGGCCATCCTCCTGTTCTTCGCGGTGTCGGAGATGCAGGTGATGGAGGTGGGCCCCTTCGAGTTCTACGACAAGGTGCCGCTGAAGAAGGGCCTGGAGGCGGCGGGCGTGCGCGTGGTGCCCCCGGGCACGGTGCGCTACGGCGCCTTCGTGGAGCGGGGCGCGGTGGTGATGCCCGGCTACGTCAACATCGGCGCGCGCGTAGGCGCGGGCACCATGGTGGACACCTGGGCCACGGTGGGCAGCTGCGCGCAGGTGGGCAAGCACGTGCACCTGTCCGGCGGCGTGGGGCTGGGCGGCGTGCTCGAGCCGCCCACCGCGTCTCCGGTCATCATCGAGGACGGCGCCTTCCTGGGCAGCCGCTGCATCGTGGTGGAGGGCGTGGTGGTGGAGGAGGAGGCGGTGCTGGGCGCCAACGTGGTGCTCACCGCGTCCACGCAAATCATCGACGTCACGGGCCCGGAGGAGAAGGTCTACAAGGGGAGGGTGCCCGCGCGCAGCGTGGTGATTCCGGGCATGCGGGAGAAGCAGTTCCCCGCCGGGAAATACATGGTGCCGTGCGCGCTCATCATCGGACAGCGCAAGCAGTCCACCGACCAGAAGACCAGCCTCAACGCCGCCCTGCGCGACTTCGCCGTGCCCGTCTAG
- a CDS encoding cupin domain-containing protein has translation MKHVDDILPEWALGTLDAGAREAAERHLADCARCRAEAARLLPVREGLTALVVPVEPPPEVLARVMAQMEGPGRLARFADRVAAFFDLTREKALAVLESVSDPSAWMPGPVDGSELLPVEVGPAREGMLAGILRLNAGVRYPRHTHHGREWNLVLEGGFREDDGHEVWPGEEQEKSESSVHGFTALDGPACICASLLEGVTSFEEEAASPA, from the coding sequence ATGAAGCACGTGGACGACATCCTGCCTGAGTGGGCGCTGGGCACCCTGGATGCTGGGGCCCGGGAGGCCGCCGAGCGGCACCTGGCCGACTGTGCCCGGTGCCGTGCCGAGGCGGCCCGGCTGCTGCCCGTGCGTGAGGGCCTCACCGCCCTGGTCGTCCCCGTGGAGCCTCCGCCCGAGGTGCTGGCGCGGGTGATGGCGCAGATGGAAGGCCCGGGGCGGCTCGCCCGCTTCGCGGACCGCGTGGCCGCGTTCTTCGACCTGACGCGCGAGAAGGCGCTGGCGGTGCTGGAGTCCGTGAGCGACCCGTCCGCGTGGATGCCGGGGCCGGTGGACGGCTCGGAGCTGCTGCCGGTGGAGGTGGGGCCCGCGCGCGAAGGGATGCTGGCCGGCATCCTCCGGCTGAACGCGGGCGTGCGCTACCCGCGCCACACGCACCACGGCCGCGAATGGAACCTGGTGCTGGAGGGCGGCTTCCGCGAGGACGACGGCCACGAGGTGTGGCCGGGCGAGGAGCAGGAGAAGTCGGAGAGCAGCGTGCACGGCTTCACCGCGCTGGACGGCCCGGCCTGCATCTGCGCGTCCCTGCTGGAGGGCGTGACGAGCTTCGAGGAGGAAGCCGCTTCGCCCGCGTGA
- a CDS encoding ankyrin repeat domain-containing protein, with amino-acid sequence MSENATQALLSLCEDKGRWKAELSAAAVRELLAQGADVNGRGRYGSTPLHSAVLAPYSKSDPHPSLDVVRVLLAAGADPNARDEHAQTPLLRAVPLNEDTAYERHALELIAVLRAAGATVPSDVKDSHSGAFRLSGAALYKELLDAGAPVDARDNGGGTPLHSAASYGYAPITELLLARGAEVNTLDKLGRTPLGIALRQRDQPWVKANNRTAGFKATIALLERAGGQPRVPYARNETDPFAPIPVDGAALRAAVPKNRFPFEHEVDSAQEFVSGIHGYGEPERALALLTALRDAVGVPPRPLRLAGPLRLDQPFFHHGDLEVDGDLDIGRSFGVTGNLTVHGVLKDQDNDSKVNVLGDVRCHALYTDGEINLRGDLHARDVVYAYYNDHTLAAGTIHARVVIEDDHGIMASVQAEHHFDMDTYSQGYGEGVPERLKELFVDEVFEAEEEEEPARLDRFGLFDRLRKGLPVFRERP; translated from the coding sequence ATGTCCGAGAACGCGACCCAGGCCCTGCTCTCCCTGTGCGAAGACAAAGGCCGCTGGAAGGCGGAGCTGAGCGCGGCCGCCGTGCGGGAGCTGCTGGCGCAGGGCGCCGACGTGAACGGGCGCGGCCGGTATGGCTCGACGCCGCTGCACTCCGCCGTGCTCGCGCCCTACTCGAAGTCCGACCCGCACCCCAGCCTCGACGTGGTGCGCGTGCTGCTCGCCGCGGGCGCGGACCCCAATGCCCGCGACGAGCACGCCCAGACACCGCTCCTCCGCGCCGTCCCCCTCAACGAGGACACCGCCTACGAGCGGCACGCCCTGGAGCTCATCGCCGTGCTGCGCGCGGCGGGGGCGACGGTGCCCTCCGACGTGAAGGACTCCCACTCGGGGGCATTCCGTCTCAGCGGCGCGGCGCTCTACAAGGAACTGCTCGACGCGGGCGCTCCGGTGGACGCGCGCGACAACGGCGGAGGGACTCCGCTGCACAGCGCGGCCTCCTATGGATACGCGCCCATCACCGAGCTGCTGCTCGCGCGGGGCGCCGAGGTGAATACGCTCGACAAGCTCGGCCGCACCCCGCTCGGCATCGCGCTGCGCCAGCGAGACCAGCCCTGGGTCAAGGCCAACAACCGCACCGCGGGCTTCAAGGCCACCATCGCCCTGCTGGAGCGCGCCGGAGGCCAGCCGCGCGTCCCCTACGCCCGGAACGAGACGGACCCCTTCGCGCCCATCCCCGTCGACGGCGCCGCGCTGCGCGCCGCCGTGCCGAAGAACCGGTTCCCCTTCGAGCACGAGGTGGACTCGGCGCAGGAGTTCGTCAGCGGAATCCACGGCTACGGCGAGCCCGAGCGGGCCCTGGCCCTCCTGACGGCGCTGCGGGATGCGGTCGGCGTGCCGCCGCGGCCCCTGCGCCTGGCGGGCCCGCTGAGGCTGGACCAGCCCTTCTTCCACCACGGCGACCTGGAGGTGGACGGCGACCTCGACATCGGCAGGTCCTTCGGCGTCACGGGCAACCTCACCGTCCACGGCGTGCTGAAGGACCAGGACAACGACTCGAAGGTCAACGTCCTCGGGGACGTGCGCTGCCACGCGCTCTACACGGACGGGGAGATCAACCTCCGGGGCGACCTCCACGCGCGCGACGTCGTCTACGCCTATTACAACGACCACACGCTGGCCGCTGGCACCATCCATGCGCGCGTCGTCATCGAGGACGACCACGGCATCATGGCGTCCGTCCAGGCCGAGCATCACTTCGACATGGACACGTACAGCCAGGGCTACGGCGAAGGGGTGCCCGAGCGTCTGAAGGAGCTGTTCGTCGACGAGGTGTTCGAGGCGGAAGAGGAAGAAGAGCCGGCCCGGCTCGACAGGTTCGGGCTCTTCGACCGCCTTCGCAAGGGTCTGCCCGTCTTCCGCGAGCGGCCCTGA
- the dapE gene encoding succinyl-diaminopimelate desuccinylase, whose translation MSSLELATRLARTTLELCRIPSPITHEGPIADHVERWALQHFKRDEVFRVGHTLLLGHLEDSRPTVALIGHLDTVPAHPSDQGREPRIEGERIFGLGASDMKGGLAVMMALAEDLRRDTLPVNLAFLFYEREEGAYAESGLIPLFAQRPDLARVKFGIAMEPTDSVVQVGCVGSMQVTVRFTGRSAHSARPWQGENAIHKAGPFLTELLGRQRVEVDVAGFPFYEVINATLAKGGRARNVIPEAFELNLNYRFAPGKSIEQAKEDVRALVAGRAEVEFTDASPSGPVAAGNPLFKKLLALTALPAASKQAWTDVARFGEWGVDAVNYGPGETAQAHQANESAPIPPLAVAYEKLAAFLQGAG comes from the coding sequence ATGTCTTCCCTAGAACTGGCCACCCGGCTCGCTCGCACCACGCTCGAGCTGTGCCGCATCCCCAGCCCCATCACCCACGAAGGCCCCATCGCCGACCATGTCGAACGTTGGGCCCTCCAGCACTTCAAGCGCGACGAGGTGTTCCGCGTCGGGCACACGCTGCTCCTCGGACACCTGGAGGACTCGCGTCCCACGGTGGCGCTCATCGGCCACCTGGACACCGTGCCCGCGCACCCGAGCGACCAGGGCCGCGAGCCTCGCATCGAGGGTGAGCGCATCTTCGGGCTCGGCGCCTCCGACATGAAGGGCGGCCTCGCGGTGATGATGGCGCTGGCCGAGGACCTGCGCCGCGACACGCTCCCCGTCAACCTCGCCTTCCTCTTCTACGAGCGCGAGGAGGGCGCCTACGCGGAGAGCGGCCTCATTCCGCTGTTCGCCCAGCGCCCGGACCTGGCGCGGGTGAAGTTCGGCATCGCCATGGAGCCCACCGACAGCGTGGTGCAGGTGGGCTGCGTCGGCTCCATGCAGGTGACGGTGCGCTTCACCGGGCGCAGCGCGCACTCGGCGCGGCCGTGGCAGGGGGAGAACGCCATCCACAAGGCGGGGCCGTTCCTCACGGAGCTGCTCGGCCGCCAGCGCGTGGAGGTGGATGTCGCCGGCTTCCCCTTCTACGAGGTCATCAACGCCACGCTGGCCAAGGGCGGCCGCGCGCGCAACGTCATCCCCGAGGCGTTCGAGCTGAACCTCAACTACCGCTTCGCGCCGGGCAAGAGCATCGAGCAGGCGAAGGAGGACGTGCGGGCGCTCGTCGCCGGCCGCGCGGAGGTGGAGTTCACCGACGCCTCGCCCAGCGGCCCGGTGGCGGCTGGCAATCCGCTGTTCAAGAAGCTGCTGGCGCTCACGGCCCTGCCCGCGGCGTCCAAGCAGGCGTGGACCGACGTGGCCCGCTTCGGTGAGTGGGGCGTGGACGCGGTGAACTACGGGCCCGGTGAGACGGCCCAGGCCCACCAGGCCAACGAGAGCGCGCCCATCCCTCCGCTGGCCGTGGCGTACGAGAAGCTCGCCGCGTTCCTCCAGGGCGCGGGCTGA
- a CDS encoding sensor histidine kinase yields MSRPSWLSRLLPGGSRAGVPRRWLGPVLVLAGYTVLVLVYTAQLSVYRASRGEPSGFGETFIVGAVEWYSWALLTPLILAVARRVRATGRPWPVQLALHLPPGLLFAVAHMALHAVLRHWLLAPVGGWPASWSYFTYMLSKTTDFDLLIYLSLVGLDAAVRYSRQVREEAVRASQLEAQLAQAQLHLLRSQLRPHFLFNTLHAISALMHRDVEAADRMVGQLSELLRASLERDGRHEVPLSEELELLAPYLDIERTRFSDRLHVEVDVAPEARDALVPPLLLQPLVENAIRHGIAPRRGPGRVWVRAVRSGERLSVEVRDDGVGPPSSGLEGLREGIGLGSTRARLERLHGAAHSMTLAANAPRGFSVSLSLPYRSVRP; encoded by the coding sequence GTGTCCCGGCCCTCGTGGCTCTCGCGCCTGCTGCCCGGGGGCTCGCGAGCTGGCGTCCCGCGACGCTGGCTCGGGCCCGTGCTGGTGCTGGCCGGGTACACGGTGCTGGTGCTCGTCTACACCGCGCAGCTGTCCGTCTACCGCGCGTCGCGGGGCGAGCCCTCCGGCTTCGGCGAGACGTTCATCGTGGGCGCCGTCGAGTGGTACAGCTGGGCCCTCCTCACCCCGCTCATCCTCGCCGTCGCGCGGCGGGTGCGCGCCACAGGGCGGCCCTGGCCCGTGCAGCTCGCGCTCCACCTGCCACCGGGGCTCCTCTTCGCCGTGGCGCACATGGCCCTGCACGCGGTGCTGCGCCATTGGCTGCTGGCGCCCGTGGGCGGCTGGCCCGCCTCGTGGTCGTACTTCACGTACATGCTGTCGAAGACCACCGACTTCGACCTGCTCATCTACCTGTCCCTGGTGGGGCTGGACGCGGCCGTGCGCTACTCGCGGCAGGTGCGCGAGGAGGCCGTGCGCGCCTCGCAGCTCGAGGCCCAGCTCGCGCAGGCGCAGCTCCACCTGCTGCGCAGCCAGCTCCGCCCGCACTTCCTCTTCAACACCCTCCACGCCATCTCCGCCCTCATGCACCGCGACGTGGAGGCCGCGGACCGCATGGTGGGCCAGCTCAGTGAATTGCTGCGCGCCAGCCTGGAGCGCGACGGCCGCCACGAGGTGCCCCTCTCGGAGGAGCTGGAGCTGCTCGCGCCGTACCTCGACATCGAGCGCACCCGCTTCTCCGACCGGCTCCACGTGGAGGTGGACGTGGCGCCCGAAGCTCGCGACGCGTTGGTGCCGCCGCTCCTGCTCCAGCCGCTGGTGGAGAACGCCATCCGCCACGGCATCGCCCCTCGCCGGGGACCTGGACGGGTGTGGGTCCGGGCTGTCCGCTCCGGAGAGCGGCTGTCCGTGGAGGTCCGCGATGACGGCGTCGGTCCACCGTCCTCGGGATTGGAGGGACTGCGCGAGGGCATCGGGCTGGGGAGTACGCGCGCCAGGCTGGAGCGGCTCCATGGGGCCGCGCATTCGATGACGCTGGCGGCCAATGCGCCACGCGGCTTCTCCGTGTCCCTCTCGCTGCCCTACCGGAGCGTCCGGCCATGA
- a CDS encoding LytR/AlgR family response regulator transcription factor, with protein MKVRTLIVDDEPLARERLRALLAPETDLHPLAECGDGQEALSVIARERPALVFLDVEMPEKDGFGVLAETAGAPPPVVVFVTAWPQHAVRAFEAAAVDYLLKPFTVERFRRTLVRVRERLASPPVDLRQQLQHLLQELRPVAPGSERLVVKSGAQTLLVPVEDIDWVESAGNYVTLHVGREEHLLRETLAELEARLASRRFARVHRSALVNVDRIHSLSPTLSGDHRLLLRDGRELTLSRTYRARLEQVLGHPL; from the coding sequence ATGAAGGTCCGCACCCTCATCGTCGACGACGAGCCCCTGGCCCGTGAGCGGCTGCGCGCCCTGCTGGCCCCGGAGACGGACCTGCACCCGCTGGCCGAGTGTGGCGATGGGCAGGAGGCACTGTCCGTCATCGCCCGCGAGCGTCCGGCGTTGGTGTTCCTCGACGTGGAGATGCCGGAGAAGGATGGCTTCGGCGTGCTCGCGGAGACGGCAGGGGCGCCTCCGCCCGTGGTCGTCTTCGTCACGGCATGGCCGCAGCACGCGGTGCGCGCGTTCGAGGCCGCCGCCGTGGACTACCTCCTCAAGCCCTTCACGGTGGAGCGCTTCCGGCGCACCCTGGTCCGCGTGCGCGAGCGTCTGGCCTCGCCACCGGTGGACCTGAGGCAGCAGCTCCAGCACCTGCTCCAGGAATTGCGGCCCGTGGCTCCGGGCTCCGAGCGCCTGGTGGTGAAGTCCGGCGCGCAGACGCTGCTGGTGCCGGTGGAGGACATCGACTGGGTGGAGTCCGCCGGCAACTACGTCACCCTGCACGTGGGCCGGGAGGAGCACCTGCTGCGCGAGACGCTGGCGGAGCTGGAGGCCCGGCTCGCGTCGCGCAGGTTCGCGCGCGTCCATCGCTCGGCGCTCGTCAACGTGGACCGCATCCACTCGCTGTCGCCCACGCTGTCCGGGGACCACCGGTTGTTGCTGCGCGACGGGCGGGAGCTGACGCTGAGCCGGACGTACCGTGCGCGGCTGGAGCAGGTGCTCGGTCATCCGTTGTGA
- a CDS encoding tetratricopeptide repeat protein produces the protein MGRIISVGLLGLVTACAAGRVEQGREGRAVQSPSFAASAVSVMQAYDLESRFHEAADLGRFAIERARLLKDAAGEARLQAELGRVLTRQLRHEPGMKEADVLAVLQRARQLAEASGDPRALAAALDAQGMFLYWNKVVAGRGEWEPVVTLFERAQVLAGEAGDTRGVTEALFHLGLTRQFQGDTAGARGFFERSLALARESGDALMQSYDLRHLADLSEKDGDLDTALARHRECLRLREQVGFRTGQVFALITLAQVLTLREPRSEEALAAVQRALRMAEEVKDPASLRESHAALGRVHLRREDAASALSHLEQAMANAEAHQDWLTLVDVQLDVARTHALRGDTAHFEEWLRRAWTLATARGLDVVVLEDVERLGREHGIALR, from the coding sequence ATGGGGCGCATCATCTCTGTGGGGCTGTTGGGACTCGTCACCGCCTGCGCAGCCGGGCGAGTGGAGCAGGGGCGCGAGGGGCGCGCGGTGCAATCGCCCTCTTTCGCCGCGTCCGCCGTCTCCGTCATGCAGGCGTATGACCTGGAGAGCCGCTTCCACGAGGCCGCGGACCTGGGACGCTTCGCCATTGAACGGGCCCGGCTGCTGAAGGACGCCGCCGGTGAGGCCCGCCTCCAGGCGGAGCTGGGCCGGGTCCTCACGCGCCAGCTCCGCCATGAGCCGGGGATGAAGGAGGCCGACGTGCTCGCTGTCCTCCAGCGCGCGCGGCAGCTCGCGGAGGCCTCGGGGGACCCGCGCGCGCTGGCCGCCGCGCTGGATGCGCAGGGCATGTTCCTCTACTGGAACAAGGTCGTCGCGGGGCGAGGCGAGTGGGAACCGGTGGTCACCCTCTTCGAGCGGGCCCAGGTGCTGGCAGGGGAGGCCGGAGACACGCGCGGCGTCACCGAGGCCCTCTTCCACCTGGGCCTCACCCGGCAGTTCCAGGGCGACACCGCGGGGGCGCGCGGCTTCTTCGAGCGCTCCCTCGCGCTCGCACGGGAGTCCGGAGACGCGCTCATGCAGTCGTATGATTTGCGGCACCTGGCCGACCTCTCGGAGAAGGACGGGGACCTGGACACGGCGCTCGCGCGGCACCGGGAGTGCCTGCGCCTGCGCGAGCAGGTGGGCTTCCGCACCGGTCAGGTGTTCGCGCTCATCACCCTGGCCCAGGTGCTCACCCTGCGCGAGCCCCGGAGTGAGGAGGCGCTCGCCGCCGTGCAGCGGGCACTGCGCATGGCCGAGGAGGTGAAGGACCCGGCGAGCCTGCGCGAGTCCCACGCCGCCCTGGGCCGCGTCCACCTGCGCCGCGAGGACGCCGCGTCCGCGCTCTCGCATCTGGAGCAGGCCATGGCCAACGCCGAGGCCCACCAGGACTGGCTCACGCTGGTGGATGTGCAGCTCGACGTGGCGAGGACACATGCCCTGCGGGGCGATACGGCGCACTTCGAGGAGTGGCTCCGTCGCGCCTGGACCCTCGCGACCGCGCGCGGGCTGGACGTCGTCGTGCTCGAAGACGTGGAGCGGCTCGGTCGCGAGCACGGCATCGCGCTTCGCTGA
- a CDS encoding cell envelope biogenesis protein TolA — protein MTNETLVNSQITDALASTPTTGTAGTGGTTRRRTSSRRTTRKTSTRAAGARKGARKTSAKRATTRGKTAARGKTATRKSAARKKTARVAGRGARKATTRKTAAAGRTARKTTVRKTTTVRGGTRKGAARRTTSRKSSRR, from the coding sequence ATGACGAATGAGACCCTCGTGAACTCGCAGATCACCGACGCCCTGGCGTCCACCCCCACCACTGGCACCGCCGGCACGGGAGGCACCACGCGGCGCCGTACCTCGTCGCGCCGCACCACCCGCAAGACCTCCACGCGCGCCGCCGGTGCCCGGAAGGGCGCGCGGAAGACCTCCGCGAAGCGCGCCACCACGCGTGGCAAGACGGCCGCCCGCGGCAAGACGGCCACCCGCAAGAGCGCTGCTCGCAAGAAGACCGCCCGCGTGGCGGGTCGGGGCGCTCGCAAGGCCACCACGCGGAAGACGGCCGCCGCCGGGAGGACGGCTCGCAAGACGACTGTTCGCAAGACCACCACCGTACGGGGTGGCACCCGGAAGGGCGCCGCTCGCCGCACCACCAGCCGCAAGAGCTCGCGCCGGTAA